The stretch of DNA GTCAGGCAAGGCGATATCCAGCACGATCACATCGAAAGGTTGCTGTGCCACCTGTTCAAGCGCGTCCGCGCCCGTTTGCGCCTCCTGCACCGCACTCGCCACACCACGGTCCAGCAGCAATTGCCGCACACCCTGGCGTACCACAGCGTGATCGTCGATCAGCAAAATATTCAGGCTCATGACACTGCCTTCGCGCGGCGCGGCGACACGGGGGCAGCAAGCAACGTCCGCCAGGCAAAACGTGCGTGAATCTGCGCCCCCACGGCTTCGTCGATATCGACCACATCCGGGCGGCTGAGGCGCATACGCAGCGTGCCTCCCAGCGCAGCGCAGCGCGCATGCATACCCATCAGACCGTAACTGCCCAAAGAGCCCTGCCTGCCGGAACGGCCTTTGCGCGCCGCCTGCAACGCATGGGGCGGCAAACCGATGCCATCGTCACGGATCAGCAAGGTCAAATGCCGCGGGCTGGTTTCGATACGGATATCGACATTGAATGCCCGTGAGTGCTTGGCTGCGTTATTCAGCGCTTCTTGCACGACACGGAAAATCGCCAGGGCGGCATCATCGGAAAGTTGCAGCAGACGCGCATCGGCCGGGCAGGCGAAATGCGCCTGCAAGCCCGTGCGGCTAGCGAAGCCGCGAGTCCAGTGCGACAACGCCTGCACAATGCCGTCGTCCAGCACGGGGGCATGCAAATCGGCGAGCGTATTGCGCGTGGCTTCGCAAACGGCATCAAGCGCATGCTTTGCCGCATCCAGCGCCGCAGCACACTGCGGCGGTGCAGCCGCGGGCAGCCAGGTCTCGATACCCGCCAGCGCAAACCGCGCCGCCGTCAGTTCCGCCCCGACGTTGTCATGCAGCTCGCGCGCGAGGTGATGACGCACGGCTTCGTTCGCGCGCACCAGTTGCGCCTCCAGTTCCTGCACCCGCGCATTCAGACGTGCCAGTTCATCCGGAGAATCGCCTGCATGCCGCATAGCGAGCGCAACTGCACCACCGGTTCTCGAACAAGACGCGGCAGACAACCCAGACGCGTGCCGGACAACGGAAGACGAGGAAATTGCAGCGTCGGTCAACACCATCGCAGGGCTCATGGCTGTTTGGCCGGACAAGGCAGGCGGGAACGCGTCAGACGCGCCGGGACAACGGAAAACATGCGGACCTCTGGCTTTGGAACACGCGCATTTCACGAAAGATGCGGCAACCGGGCATCGACAGCGATACGGCGTGGCTAGATTTCCATTTAACGATCAGGCGGATCAGGCAGATGAAATCCACGAAGCGCCCGAACCCTACAACCGGGAATGGGTCAGGCGCCGCGCTGGGATCTCGAAATGCTCGCGGCATGCCCGCTAAGCCGCTTAGCGGGCGATGCTTTCTGGATGAGTGACATCTGGAACGATTGAGTTCCATCCAGCGTCTTTATTTTTCGTCGGGACGGACATCAAATAATTTTTGCATGAGGTGTAAGCCTCAAATCTGGGTAATGTTCTGACGAGTCCTGACGAGCCCCGACGAGCCCCAGCAAGACCCGATGAAATACGCCCAGGCTGCCTCTTGTTTTGCCTCTTGTTTTTTAGTCAGCCCATCACCGCTCCAGCAAAAAGCGCTCCAGCAAAAAGCGCTCCAGCAAAAAGCAAATGGGCGGCAACCGTTAAAACGGCTGCCGCCCAGCACGGGGTATTCGCCACCAGTCAGTTAGATCAGCCGGCCCGTCTAGTCATTTAGGCATGAGCCAGCTAACCATGCATTAACCAGCAAACTTACCCGACGAACGCCTTCTCCACCACATAATGTCCTGGCGCATTGTTGCTGCCTTCCTGAAAGCCCAGACCGTCCAGCAATTCACGCGTATCGCGCAACATGTGCGGGCTGCCGCACAGCATCACCCGATCGTTTTCCAGCGAGAAACCCGGCACGCCAAGGTCGGCAAACAGCTTTTCTGTTTCGATCAGCTCGGTGATCCGGCCACGATTCTGAAACGCTTCGCGCGTGACGGTGGGGTAATACACCAGCTTTTCTTGCACCAGCTCACCCAGATGTTCATGCGCGGGCAGATGATCGGTGATGTATTCCTTGTAGGCGAGTTCATCGACAAAGCGGCAAGTATGCGTCAGCACCACGCGCTCGTAGCGGTCGTATACGTCCGGATCCTTGATGATCGACATGAAAGGCGCAAGCCCCGTGCCTGTGGAAAGCAGCCAGAGCGTCTTGCCAGGCAGCAGGTTATCGGCCATCAGCGTGCCCGTCGGCTTTTTGCCGATCAGCACCTGATCGCCCACCTTCAGATGTTGCAACCGCGAAGTCAGCGGGCCGTCTTGCACCTTGATGCTGAGAAATTCAAGGTTCTCTTCGTAATTGGCGCTGGCCATGCTGTACGCGCGAATCAGCGGTTTACCATCGACTTCGAGGCCCACCATCGTGAACTGGCCGTTTTCAAAACGAAACCCGGTATCGCGCGTGCAAGTGAAGCTGAAAAGCGTGTCAGTCCAGTGATGGACGCTCAAAACGGTTTGTGGATTCAGGTTACTCATGGCTTCTTGGATAGGGCGAAATCAAAGGCGGCCAGACGAACCAGCCGGCACGGCAAAGGCGCTGCGCCACCCGCGCAGCCAGCCTTGTATCAGGGGGGATTAAGCGGAATCCGGCATTTTACCGCGTGACGTCATTCACCGCCGCCGCGCCGGGCGCAACACCCCAGGTACAGTCCATCATGGGCTCTGCGATCATACCGAAAGGTTAGCGCCCGCACCCGATTGACCCTGCTAGCGAAGCAGCCAAACAGGGCCATTGGCGCCATTGAACGGGAGGCTCAAAAAGCGGTTAAACAAAGCCGCCAGACGCGCGCTTCGGCTATCGGCCAGCCGGATGCCTCGCGGCTAACCCACCTGCAGGCGCGCGATATAGGGCAAATGATCCGACAGCCATGCGGTTTCCTGCGCCGGCTGAATCCATTCGATGGGTTTCATGTCTCGCACAAACATTTTGTCGAGCGCGAGCGCCGGGGAGAACGCCGGATAAGTGCGGGCAGGCTCACCCAGCAACGTGGCAACCTCGTGTAAGCCGTGCTCGGCAAAAAGCGGCACGGAATCGTTGCGCCAGTCGTTGAAATCCCCCGCCAGAACCAGCGGGCCAGTGGGCGCTTCCTTTTGAATCCAGTGGGCAATCCAGTGCATCTGGCGCAAGCGCGCCGCGCGCGTCAGCGCCAAATGTGCGCATAGCAGCGTCACGGAATGCCCTGCAAACGTGGCATGGGCCACCAGCAAACCTCGCCGCTCAAAGCGATGCGCGGAAATATCCCAGCGGCCGCCCAGATCCAGCGGATGCGGCGACAAAATCGCATTGCCATGCCGCCAGGACGGCTTGAAGACGTTCGGGCCCAGCGCAATTTGCAGCTCAAGCGCGCGTGCGATCTCGGTAGCCTGGCAATGCCAGACATCATCGAGCGGGTCCGCCAGGGGGGCGCCAAACCCCGTCGACAGCAACGGTTGCGGCATTCTGCGCGCCATCGCCTCTTGCAGAAAATACGCGTCGGCATGCGTGGACTGCACCCAGCGCTGCATCGCCTGCCAGGCCTGAAAACCCAGCGGCGTACGGCCTTTGTGCAAATTCCAGCTCACGGCAAGGAAATCTTTGGCCTCAAGCGATGAGGGCTCACGATGCTCATGTAAAACGAGTTCTTCAGGGTTACGCATACTGCGTCGTCCGCTTCTTAAGGTGATTTCACCGGTTGGTCAGCCCTGCACGCACCCGGTATAGCAGCACAGGGTCATGCTCCACGAGCGTCCATGTGCTCCACTGACCCGCGGGCACGCTCAGCCCCGGATGACTCGCGGCGATCCGGCGTGGCTGCGGCGGTAAAAGACAGCCGCTTTCGGTCTGGTTCACACCGGGTTCTTCGAGGGTTTCCTGGGCGTCGATGGCGAGCGTCACGACGGCTGCATCCGCCTGCGTGGGCGACACCGTCAGCGTGCGCATCAGGTCGATATCGCCGCCTGGCTGGGCCTTGCAGCCCACCGCATGCTGTACGACATGATGATGGGTATCGGTACGCGCCTGACCCACGGTCGTGGTTCCCTCAAACGCGTCAATCTGCTGGCCATCGCGCATCACCTGCAATTGCCATGCGACCACAGCGGGCTCGGTGGGCACAGCGGGCTCGGCATCCGGCTGCGCCTGAACTAGCAAGGGCCATGCCAGCAACACCGGCGCAATACGCATCATCCACATAAACCCTGGCTCCCCAAAACATGATTCGGCAAATCAAAAGTGCCCCTATCTTACGCTGGATGGGTGTCAGGCCTTCTGACCGGCGCTGGGCATGCAAGGTTCATCATGCGCTTTGGCGCCGCCCTCTGGTGTTAGCAGCAAGCCCATGACGCTGCTGGCTTGCATGCTCATACGGCCCCGATACACTGAAACCAGAGCGCCGTCCGGCGGACGTCGCAGCACCCGCATGACGAGGTTAGCCATGAGCACAGCCATCATCAGACCCGAACTCGCCGTCGCATCATTCGGCCAGATTTACGACCTTGAACAGGTCGAGGCCGCACTCAGCAGTCTCACCGAAAGCGCCAGCGAGGCGCTACGTGCCACCTACGAAAAAATGCTGAAGGTCGGCAACCTGCGCTTTTGCGTGAAACCCAACCGCATGCCGTCGCTCGACGAACTGATCGACGCATTGCCAAACTTCGCGGAACCCCTGAACGACGTGCGGCGGCAACTCGCGCTCTGCCTCGAAACGGAAGACCGGCTCGAATTGATGCCCATCCTGCTGCTCGGCGATCCAGGCATCGGCAAGACGCATTTCGCCAAACACCTGGCACGCCTGCTGGGCACGTCCTATCACTATGTCGCAATGAGTTCGCTGACGGCGGGCTGGATCTTGTCGGGAGCCTCTTCGCAATGGAAAAACGCCAAGCCGGGCAAGGTGTTCGACGCCCTGGTGAACGGCAGCTACGCCAATCCGGTGTTGGTGGTCGATGAAATCGACAAGGCGGGCGGTGACACTCAGTACGATCCGCTCGGCGCGCTGTATGCACTGTTCGAACACGATACTGCGCAGACTTTCGTCGATGAATTTGCCGAAATTCCGGTGAACGCGAGCCACGTAATCTGGATTGCAACGGCAAATGACGCGCAAGCCATTCCCGAGCCGATTCTCAACCGGATGAATGTGTATGAGATTCCGCCGCCGGACCGCGACGGTGCACGCCGCATCGCCCAGGCGATCTACGCCGAAATCCGTCTGGCACATGGCTGGGGCCTGCGTTTTTCCGCCCAGCTCGGCGACAGCGTCCTTGATGTACTGGTCCAGGCATCGCCGCGCACGATGCGCCGTGCCATCCTGAATGGCTTTGGCGCAGCATGCATCGACCACCGTGACGAGATCAGCGCTGACGATATCCGCCTTGATTCAGGCGCACGGCGCAAGTCCATCGGCTTTTGAGCTGTTGCACACCTGACGGCGTACACTGGCGCGCGGCGCACACGTTCAACGCCATCTACGACCATGGGCGGTACAGCTTTGCCAGCTTGCCGCCCATGTCCGCCAGCACACGAACCTACGAACCCCACGCCGTGCAAGGCACTGCGGCAGAAAACATGGACCACATTGAATGCATCGTGATTGGCGCGGGGGTCATTGGCCTCGCGGTAGCGCGCGCGCTGGCGGCGCGAGGACGGGAAGTCATCGTGCTCGAAGCGACCGCAGCGATCGGCGTGGAAACCAGCTCACGTAACAGCGAAGTGATTCACGCGGGCCTGTATTACCCGCGTGGCTCACTCAAGGCAGCGTTATGCGTGCAAGGACGTGAACTGCTTTATGACTATTGCGCCATGCGCGGCATCCCTCATCAACGCTGCGGCAAGCTGCTGGTCGCCACTGCGACCAGCCAGATTCCGCAGCTTGAGCGCATCATCGCGCGCGGCAAGGAAAATGGCGTACTCGACCTGATCCGGCTCAAGCCCGCCGAAGCTCAGACGCTTGAACCCGAACTCGCCTGCGTCGATGCGGTGTTTTCACCGCAAACGGGCATCGTCGATAGTCATCAGTTGATGCTGGCACTGCAAGCCGACGCCGAACGCGATGGCGCGGCTTGCGTGTTTCATGCCCCGGTCGAAGCCGTCACCGTTAACCAGAACAGCTTTAACGTGCACCTCGGTGGCGCGGCGCCTGCGGCCATTCGTGCATCGTGCGTGATCAACAGCGCAGGCTTGCATGCCAATGCGCTCGCGCGCCGGATCCACGGGCTCGATCCGCGCCACGTTCCACCGCTTTATCTGGCACGCGGCAATTACTTCGGCATGTCAGGCCGCGCGCCATTTAGCCGACTGATTTATCCCATGCCGAACGAGGCGGGGCTGGGTGTCCATCTGACACTCGATCAAAGCGGCCAGGCGCGCTTCGGCCCCGATGTCGAATGGATTGAAGCCATCCATTACGACGTCAACCCGGAACGTGCCGCATCTTTTTACAGTGCGATTCGCGCCTACTGGCCAGCGTTGCCCGATGGCGCGCTACAACCGGCCTACTCGGGTATTCGCCCCAAGCTGTCAGGTCCGGGCGAAGCAGCCGCCGATTTCGTCATTCAGGGCCCCGCTGCCCATGGCGTGCGCGGCCTCGTCAATCTGTATGGCATCGAGTCGCCTGGGCTAACGGCCTCGCTGGCCATCGCGCAGCGCGTCTGCGAGCTAGCGGGACGCTAAGCGTGGATGATCGCGGGCAGGCGTGCCGCATGCCTTATCTCAACTATATGAACCACGACGCGTTGATCAGGAGAGGCGTTGCTATTCTGGGGGCCGCCGTCGGCTGAACGGCACCACATCCAATAAAAACGGAGTCCCTCCCCATGAAAACCTCCCGTCGCACCTTTTTGCTCACTAGTCTGGGGGCTGCTTCAAGCTTCGCCCTTTCACGCCAGGCGCTCGCCGCACCCTCCACCGTCACCGCGGCAGCCCCGGTAAAAATCGCGGAAAACGACCCCGTTGCGCTCGCACTCGGTTATGCCCCGGACGCCACCACCGTCGACAAAAAGAAATACGTGAAATATGCCGCAGGCCAGGACTGCGGCAATTGCAGTTTTTATCAGGGCAAAACTACTGAGCCGTGGGCCCATTGCCCGATGTTCGGCAACAAACTGGTGGCCAGCAAGGCGTGGTGCAACGCCTATAGCAAAAGAACCTGAGAACCCTGAATATTGGCTGGCATCATTTTCAAGATAATCTGCGCACAGAGCGCTAGACCATTCGATTAATTGCAGACAGCCCATGTCTGCTCCTGCAAGGCGCTTGCCGCGATCTGCGACAAGCGCTTTTTTGTTTGTGCTTGAAAGACATGGCACGGCTCTCTACACTCGCCATGCGTTTTACATCGACTTGCTCCGTCTGGGCGAACCGCCTGAGACGCGTTACCACGCTATTCCACATGTTGGAGATATAGATGGCACCGGCATCAAAGAGCCTCAACAACCGGGCGATCGCCGCTGCGGTCGTCGGCAACGCACTCGAATGGTATGACTTCACCGTGTTCGGCTTCATGACGGTGGTGATCGCCGAACTGTTCTTTCCTACCCATGATGAATACTCGTCGTTGCTCCTCGCCACGGCAAGTTTCGGCGTAGCTTTTTTCATGCGGCCAATTGGCGGCATCGTGCTGGGGCTATACGCCGATCGCGCAGGACGCAAGGCCGCACTCACCATGGTGATAGCGCTGATGACGCTCGGCATCTTGCTGCTTGCCATTGCGCCACCCTATTCAGCAATCGGCATTGGCGCGCCCATCATCATCGTGGTGGGCCGGTTACTGCAGGGGTTTTCGGCCGGCGGAGAGTTCGGCAGCTCAACGGCATTGCTCATCGAAGCCGCACCGCCCTCCCGCCGTGGCTATTACGGCAGTTGGCAAATGGCCAGCCAGGCGGCAGCGCTGCTGATCGGCGCGCTGGTCGGCGCAGCTATTTCACGAGGCCTGTCACAAGAAGCGCTGCACTCATGGGGTTGGCGCGTGCCGTTTATTCTCGGGCTGGTAATTGGCCCTGTCGGTTTTTATATCCGCCGCCATCTGACAGATTCAGAAGTTTTTTTGCACGCAAAACAAACAGCGCCGCGCGTCACACTGCGCGATGTCTTCAAAAACCATACCCGGGAGATCGTTTGCGGCCTGGGCGCCGTCATTGCACTGACCGCGACCGTCTACGTCTTTATCAGCTATCTGCCGACCTTCGCCGTCAAGCAACTCAAACTGCCCTACGCGGAGTCGTTCTATGCGCTGATTGTCGGCAACCTGCTACTCACCGTGCTATCGCCGATCACCGGTGCGTGGTCAGACAAGATTGGACGCAAAGGCTTGTCGCTGTGGTCGCTGGGAATCTCGCTCGTGCTGATCTATCCGCTGTTCGCGTGGCTTGCCGCAGAACCCAGCATCATGCGGTTAATCATTGTGCAAGCCATCTTGTCGGTCACGCTCTCGGGCTATTACGGGCCCTTTGGTGCGATGATCGCTGAACTGTTTCCCGCCCATGTGCGCTCCACAGGCCTTTCGCTTGCGTACAACATCGCGGTCATGCTGTTTGGCGGGTTCGGGCCATTCATCGTGACGTGGCTGCTCAAGCATACCGGCTCGCCACTGGCACCCACCTATTACGTCATGAGCGGGCTAGCGTTGTCATTTGTGGCGATCGCATGGATTCCGTCGCAACGTCACGCCGCTCTGGAAGCTCAGCGCAAACGGGTATAACCGGGCTCTGCGGCTCAGACACGGACAGCATGCATGTTTCGTGCGTCCGTGTCGCATGCCCTACCGTACGGATCAGGCTCAATCAGACTCAATCAGGCACGGGCAAGCGCCAGCGGCGGGCGCCGGTCAAACCATGGGCGTGCCGCTTCAAGTTGCGCAGCCAGCCTGAAGAGCGTCGCCTCATCCCCATGACGTCCGGCAAACTGCACGCCCACCGGTAAATTGCGTGCATTCCAGTAAAGCGGCACCGACATCGCGGGTTGCCCGCTCAGGTTGAACACCTCCGTGCAGCCCGCCCAGGAAAATGCCTTGTTGGCGGCCTCGTCCAGCAGCTTTTTCATGAATGCTTCGAGCGGAAAAGTGCTGACCATGCGCATTTGCACACGCTCCATCAGGCTGGAGCGCATTTCACCGATCTTGATCGGCGGAGCCGCTAGCGTTGCGCACAGGATCACGTCGTAGCGTGTCAGCAAATCAGTTAGCCGCGTCGACACACGTTGCTGCTCCTCCAGCGCGCTCGCCAGACTGCGTTCGCCCAGCTTGCGTCCGATATGCGCCATCGTCCAGGTCTCGATCTCGAACTCAGCCCGCACAGGTTTGCTGCCCGTCAGGCGCTGTGCCTTCAATACGAAATTTTCAGCGTCAATCGACCACAACATTAAAAACGCGTGCCGCACCTGAGCGAAATCAATGCCCAGTGAAACGGGCTCGACATGATGCCCAAACGAAGCCGCGAGTTGCGCGGCATCCTCCAGTGCGGCAAGCGTGTCACCCGATAGCGCGGTTGCGAACATCGGGTCTGTCACGTAAGCGATATGCAAGGGCTGACAGGGCTCGCCAGCGGCTGCCAGAAAAGTGCCAGGCGAACCCGGCGCCAGGTTCGCCTGCCCCGAGGTCAAATCAAGCAGCAGTGCGCTATCGCGCACACTGCGCGAAATGGCGTGATCCACGCTCAGCCCGCCTGGCACCGATGAGGGAGCAGACGGCGGTTGCCTGCCACGTGATGGCTTGAAGCCAAAAAGCCCGCAACATGAAGCAGGAATACGAATGGAGCCACCGCCATCGGATGCATGTGCCAACGGCACGACCCCTGCTGCAACGGCGGCAGCCGTGCCACCACTTGAGCCGCCTGGCGTGTGATCGAGATTCCAGGGGTTACGGCATGGACCGAATAGCTCGGGTTCGGTATAGGGCATCTGGCCCAGTTCAGACGTGCTGGTTTTGCCGAAGATATTGAGCCCAGCGGCCTTTGTCAGTGCAATCACAGGCGAATCTTCGGACGGAACGAAATGACGGTAGTAGCGGCTACCCATCGACATCCGCAGCCCCGCCACCGCCGCCCCCAGATCCTTGACCAGATACGGCACGCCTGCCAACGGCCCACTGCCACCGCCATTTTCGTCGGACAAAGCGGCTCGTTTGCGGGCTGCGTCGTAATCCTTAAGCACCAGTGCGTTAATCGCGGGATTGGTTGCCTCGGCCCGCGCGATGGCGGTATCGAGCAGTTCGCGGGCGCTCACTTCACGCTTCTGGATAAGCTCAGCGAGGCGCATGGCATCGCAGGCGAGGTAATCGGATTGCACGACGGAAACGCCTCTTGCTAGATAAGTGACTGAATGGTGAATAACGCTGGGGCCAGGCTAGCGCAAAAGACAGGCGGACCTACATCTGCTCACCCAGAAAGGTCAGCGTGCGGCCATGCGCCAAGGCTGCTGCATGCTGGTTATAAGACGCGCGGTCCGTGCAGTTAAAGCCATGGTCCGCATTGGGATAGAGATGAAATTCAGCGGCGCGATGGCCCGTGAAACACTCTTTCACCTGGCTCACAGCAGACAGCGGGATTCCCGTATCGAGTTCAGCGTAATGAAACTGGATGGGTACCGTGATTTTCGCGGCAACGTCGAGCTGGTTCTGGATACCGCCGCCGTAATAAGCCACCGCGCCGTCCAGCAACCCTTGCGCGGCGGCTAGATAAGCCAGCCGGCCACCAAAGCAATAACCAATAGCCGCGATTTTGCCGCTCACTTCGGGCATCGCGCGCAACACCGCCACCGCTGCGCCGACATCGGCCACAGCCAGGTTCACATCGGTTTTTTGCAGAAGTTCGATACCTTTGTCGCGGTCCGCTCCAGCGTAGGCCAGCTCAACACGCGGCTGGGTGCGCCAGAAAATGTCCGGTGCCAGCGCGATGTAACCATCCTGGGCGTATTGGTCCGCCACATTGCGGATATGGCTGTTGACGCCAAAAATTTCCTGAATAATCACGACCGCTGGCCCCTTGCCACTTTTTGGCAGCGCCAGGTAGCCGCCAAAATTGTCATTGCCAGCCGGGATATCGATCCATCGGGATGTCACGCTCACATTGCTCTCCTTGAATAAAATGCAGAGGCAGCCGATCAATACGGGAAAATGCCGTGCTATCCGCGGCCATGACCAGAATTGAACCTCTAATGGCCGGCCAGTGTGCCATCAAACGCCGGAACCGTGCATCTGGCCAGACGGCCGATTGACGCCAGAACCCCAATCGCCGACGCTAGCAACCGGCTCATTCACGGGCATCTCGTTCGCGTTCAGTGGAACGGGTCATGCCACACCGCTCGCAGCTCAATCAGCCCTGGTACAAAAAGGGAACCGCTCATGTCCGAACACCACTTTGTCTCGCCATTTGCCCAACGCTTCAATCTCAGCGTGCCGGTCGTTCAGGCACCCATGGCCGGAGGGCCGACGTCACCGGCCATGGTCGCCGCGGTGTCGAACACCGGCGCACTAGGCTTTCTCGCAGCCGCACCTTTTTCGCCTGAAAAACTCGCCACGGAAGTCGCCGCCATCCGTGCGCTCACCCCACGCCCTTTTGGCGTCAACCTGTTCGTTCTCGATCCCGCCGCACCCGATGACTCCACCGTGCGCCATGCCCTTGCCGCGATTGACCCGTTACGCGCCGCCCTCGGCTTGCCCCCTGGTCATCCGCTAGAACAATACGCACCCGATTTCCAGGCGCAACTGAAGATGCTGGTTGAATTGCGCGTGCCGGTCGTCAGCTTCACCTTTGGCGTACTGCCACGACATGACGTGGCCCGTCTGCAGGCGGCAGGCAGTTATGTCATCGGCACCGCCACGCATGTCGCTGAAGGCCTTGCCTGGCAGGCAGCAGGGGCCGATGCGATCGCGGCACAAGGAGCGGAGGCGGGCGCACATCGCGGCACTTTTATCGGCGAAGCCGAAGACGCGCTGATCGGCACCATGGCGCTCGTGCCGCAGCTTGTCGATGCCATCGGCCTGCCCGTACTCGCGGCTGGCGGCATCATGGATGGCCGGGGCATCGTTGCCGCACTCGCCCTGGGCGCGCAAGCGGCGCAGATGGGCACCGCGTTTCTGAATTGCGCCGAGAGCACGATCCCTGCGGCATGGAAAGCCCGCCTCCGCACCGCCTCCGACACCGCCACGCGCGTGACGCCAGCCATCACCGGCCGCCACGCCAGAGGTATCCGCAACCCGCTGATGCAACAATTGGCCGGGCAACCTGGACACATCGCCCCGTATCCCGTTCAAAATGCGCTCACCCAGGAATTACGCCAGACAGCCGGAAGAACCGATAACGGTGACTACCTTTCGCTCTGGTCAGGGCAGGGGGTACCGCTTGGCCAAAAGCGGCCGCTGAATATACCTGCAGCGCTTCTGGTCAATCAGCTCGATGCCGAATGGCGTGTTATCGCAGCAAAAATCGGAGCCCTGAATCACCAGGGTGAGGCGTAATCCGGTCTGCTCAAGCCCGTCTTCGCATCGTTATTATTTTTGACTCAAGGCGCGCATTAATACGTTGTGTACGTCCCACTTAAACCGCGTTAATACCGCTTGCACCAACATTAGTACGCGCCATGAAAAATCATATATATCAAATATTTACTGAAACATTACCCGCACTACTCTCAACACTTCCAAAGAAAAGCAATCAGCTACATCCGAGTTTTCTCAAAAAAATCCCACGAATTAATTTGATCCCCCTACACTTGCGCGCAAGTACGGTTTGGCTCCGTTTTATTACTTGCGGACTAACGTACTGAAGTACCGAAGAAGGCATCAGCGATACATCCGGCGTAGTCGTCCACGGGATTGGGCAGCACGTATTGGGTACGTGCCAGCCCAGGACGGCAACGCCGTTTCTGGGACCGAAACTGGAGACTCAATATGAACACCAAGATTCAAAAACTGTTGCCTGTTAGTGCTGCGGTCATGCTGAGCGCCACACTGGCGACCACGGCATTCGCCGACGTAGTCGTCAAAATCGGTCACGTTGCTCCGCTGACGGGGGGCATTGCCCATTTGGGCAAAGATAATGAAAACGGTGCACGTCTGGCCATCGAAGAAATCAACGCGAAAGGCTTGACCATCGACGGTCAGAAAATCACGTTGCAAATCGACCCGCAAGACGATGCCGCTGATCCACGCACAGCCACCCAAGTCGCGCAAAAGCTCGTGGACGACAAAGTTGTCGCGGTTGTCGGACACTTGAACTCGGGTACTTCAATTCCCGCCTCAAAGATTTATAGCGATGCCGGTATCGTGCAGATTTCACCGTCGTCCACCAACCCGGCTTATACCCAGCAAGGCTTCAAAACCACTTATCGCGTTGTCGCAACCGATGCGCAACAAGGCCCCGCGCTAGCCAACTACGCCTTCAAGACGATGAAGCTCAAGAGCGTCGCCATCGTCGATGACTCAACGGCATATGGCCAAGGGCTGGCAAACGAGTTCGAAAAAACCGCGAAATCCCTTGGCATGAAGGTGCTCTCGCATGATGCGACCAAC from Paraburkholderia hayleyella encodes:
- a CDS encoding dienelactone hydrolase family protein, translating into MSVTSRWIDIPAGNDNFGGYLALPKSGKGPAVVIIQEIFGVNSHIRNVADQYAQDGYIALAPDIFWRTQPRVELAYAGADRDKGIELLQKTDVNLAVADVGAAVAVLRAMPEVSGKIAAIGYCFGGRLAYLAAAQGLLDGAVAYYGGGIQNQLDVAAKITVPIQFHYAELDTGIPLSAVSQVKECFTGHRAAEFHLYPNADHGFNCTDRASYNQHAAALAHGRTLTFLGEQM
- a CDS encoding amidase, producing the protein MQSDYLACDAMRLAELIQKREVSARELLDTAIARAEATNPAINALVLKDYDAARKRAALSDENGGGSGPLAGVPYLVKDLGAAVAGLRMSMGSRYYRHFVPSEDSPVIALTKAAGLNIFGKTSTSELGQMPYTEPELFGPCRNPWNLDHTPGGSSGGTAAAVAAGVVPLAHASDGGGSIRIPASCCGLFGFKPSRGRQPPSAPSSVPGGLSVDHAISRSVRDSALLLDLTSGQANLAPGSPGTFLAAAGEPCQPLHIAYVTDPMFATALSGDTLAALEDAAQLAASFGHHVEPVSLGIDFAQVRHAFLMLWSIDAENFVLKAQRLTGSKPVRAEFEIETWTMAHIGRKLGERSLASALEEQQRVSTRLTDLLTRYDVILCATLAAPPIKIGEMRSSLMERVQMRMVSTFPLEAFMKKLLDEAANKAFSWAGCTEVFNLSGQPAMSVPLYWNARNLPVGVQFAGRHGDEATLFRLAAQLEAARPWFDRRPPLALARA
- a CDS encoding NAD(P)H-dependent flavin oxidoreductase, with translation MSEHHFVSPFAQRFNLSVPVVQAPMAGGPTSPAMVAAVSNTGALGFLAAAPFSPEKLATEVAAIRALTPRPFGVNLFVLDPAAPDDSTVRHALAAIDPLRAALGLPPGHPLEQYAPDFQAQLKMLVELRVPVVSFTFGVLPRHDVARLQAAGSYVIGTATHVAEGLAWQAAGADAIAAQGAEAGAHRGTFIGEAEDALIGTMALVPQLVDAIGLPVLAAGGIMDGRGIVAALALGAQAAQMGTAFLNCAESTIPAAWKARLRTASDTATRVTPAITGRHARGIRNPLMQQLAGQPGHIAPYPVQNALTQELRQTAGRTDNGDYLSLWSGQGVPLGQKRPLNIPAALLVNQLDAEWRVIAAKIGALNHQGEA
- a CDS encoding branched-chain amino acid ABC transporter substrate-binding protein, whose amino-acid sequence is MNTKIQKLLPVSAAVMLSATLATTAFADVVVKIGHVAPLTGGIAHLGKDNENGARLAIEEINAKGLTIDGQKITLQIDPQDDAADPRTATQVAQKLVDDKVVAVVGHLNSGTSIPASKIYSDAGIVQISPSSTNPAYTQQGFKTTYRVVATDAQQGPALANYAFKTMKLKSVAIVDDSTAYGQGLANEFEKTAKSLGMKVLSHDATNDKAVDFRAILTKIKGENPDAIMYGGMDATGGPFAKQAKQLGLRARMLSGDGVCTDKLSDLAGDATDNIVCSQAGMALEKMDGGKAFETKYEKRFGQPIQIYAPFTYDAVYIIVDAMKRANSTDPAKILAAMPKTQYKGVIGETTFDAKGDLKHGVISLYNYKGGKKSVLDIVKM